In one window of Gossypium hirsutum isolate 1008001.06 chromosome A01, Gossypium_hirsutum_v2.1, whole genome shotgun sequence DNA:
- the LOC121211246 gene encoding uncharacterized protein — MALPRLIPSHSSSSSLTHQPSISPNAVGPYLLNPNFKPFSNSSSLFQSPRFHRLGSLRCFASSFPEKRHPYPPQSDESVQIPLFPLPLVLFPGAVLPLQIFEFRYRIMMHTLLHTDLPFGVIYSDPVGGTFDVGFVGEIFKHERLVDDRFFLICELKAKNGSASPTSYVGNHILSRKSTGSKTPSSDEDLEGIADEVESCTKDVIRLSNRLNGKPLKEAQDLRRNLFPTPFSFFVGSTFKGAPNCLQHRL; from the exons ATGGCCCTCCCTCGGCTAATCCCATCccattcatcttcttcttcgCTCACTCACCAACCTTCGATAAGCCCCAACGCTGTCGGTCCTTATCttttaaaccctaatttcaaGCCATTTTCCAACTCTTCTTCGCTCTTCCAATCCCCCAGGTTCCATAGGCTCGGCTCCCTCCGATGCTTCGCTTCCTCTTTCCCGGAGAAACGCCACCCGTATCCTCCCCAATCAGATGAATCCGTACAGATCCCTCTATTTCCTCTCCCCTTAGTTCTCTTCCCCGGCGCTGTTCTCCCCCTCCAGATCTTCGAGTTCCGTTACCGCATTATGATGCACACGCTCCTCCACACCGACCTCCCCTTTGGCGTTATTTACTCTGATCCCGTCGGTGGCACCTTTGACGTCGGCTTCGTCGGAGAGATTTTCAAGCACGAACGCCTCGTCGACGACCGCTTCTTTCTCATTTGTGAAT TGAAGGCCAAGAACGGTTCCGCGTCACCAACATCCTACGTAGGAAACCATATCTTGTCGCGGAAGTCAACTGGCTCGAAGACTCCCTCCAGCGACGAGGATTTAGAAGGAATAGCCGATGAAGTGGAGAGTTGCACGAAAGACGTGATTCGGTTATCGAATCGTCTCAATGGAAAACCGCTAAAGGAAGCGCAGGATTTGAGGAGGAACCTATTTCCGACTCCGTTTTCATTCTTTGTAGGGAGTACATTCAAAGGGGCGCCGAATTGTCTGCAGCATCGGCTGTGA